In the genome of Ensifer sp. WSM1721, the window GCCGAACCCGTCAGCCGCTGGCAATCGGTGCAATGGCAGATCGACACGTCTTCAGGGTCGATCTCCGCTTCATAGGTCACGAAGCCGCAATGGCATTGGCCGTCGATGTGCATCGGACGCTCCTCGTATCTGCCTCAAGCAATATACGATAGAGTGTCCGCACTAATAGTCGAGAGCTTGCCGTACCGGCTCAGACGCCCGTGAATAGCCACTCATGTTCCTTGGCGTTGTGGAACTTCCAGATGCGCTTCGGCCCGGCCATGACGTTGAGATAATAGACGTCGTAGCCGTGCACGGCCGCGACCGGGTGGTAGCCCTTCGGCACCAGCGTCACGTCGCCGTCTTCCACCGCCATCGTCTCATCGAGCGAGCGGTCATCCGTATAGACGCGCTGCATGGCGAAGCCCTGCGGCGGATTGAGGCGATGGTAATAGGTTTCTTCGAGATAGCTTTCGACTGGCAAGTTGTCCTGGTCGTGCTTATGCGGCGGATAGGAGGAGGTATGGCCGCCGGGCGTGATCACCTCGACGACGAGCAGCGACTGCGCCGAACCGTCGTCCTCCGGCATGATATTGGTGACGTAGCGGGTGTTGGTGCCCTTGCCGCGCGTCATCTGCGGGTGCGTGCCGGGGCGGATGACCTTGGCCTTGAAGCCGTCGCCGCCGGGGGCGGAGCAGACCGCAAGATCGAAATCGGTCGTCGCTTCCGCCCGCCATTTGCTTCCCTTCGGCACATAGACGGCATAGGGCTGGCCCTCGAAGGGTGTCATGCGCTCGCCGAGTTCGCCGAAATCCTCGCCGTCGACGGAGATATTCGCTTTGCCGCTGACGAGGACGAGGCAGAGTTCCTTCTCTCCCGCCTCTCCGCCGGTCGACTCGCCGGCCTTCAGCCGGTTGAGCGCGAAACCGACATAGGTCCAGCCGGCGCTTTCCGGCGTGATGTCCTGCATCAGGCCGGTTCGTGCTTTCGGTTTGACGAGCAGTTTGGGCATTTCGACGTCTCCTGACTTCTTCCTTGGTGGCCGCATTCGCGACCTGCCCCTCTCCTCGGGTTAACCCGAGGACTAGCCCTCTCCCCTCCGCGAAGAGAGGTGGATCGAGAGGGCGCGGCATATCCCTTCTCCCCGC includes:
- the iolB gene encoding 5-deoxy-glucuronate isomerase, yielding MPKLLVKPKARTGLMQDITPESAGWTYVGFALNRLKAGESTGGEAGEKELCLVLVSGKANISVDGEDFGELGERMTPFEGQPYAVYVPKGSKWRAEATTDFDLAVCSAPGGDGFKAKVIRPGTHPQMTRGKGTNTRYVTNIMPEDDGSAQSLLVVEVITPGGHTSSYPPHKHDQDNLPVESYLEETYYHRLNPPQGFAMQRVYTDDRSLDETMAVEDGDVTLVPKGYHPVAAVHGYDVYYLNVMAGPKRIWKFHNAKEHEWLFTGV